A region of the Pseudostreptobacillus hongkongensis genome:
TTAACATATAACCTAATCCTTTTTATTTAATCTAAAGTATGTCTTATTCATATCATAAATTTCATTTGCTAATGTATCTGTTAACATTTCTTTATTAACTCTCCAAGACCAATTTCCATTACTAGTAGCAGGTATGTTCATTCTTCCATCATCACCTAGCTCTAAAAAATCTTGAATTTGAGCTACTGCAATATTTGCAACAGATGACCAAGCAGCTCTTATAAATCCTTTAACATAATCTTTAGGATCTGTTAAATTAAGATATTTCTTAGCAAATTCAACTTCTTTTTTATTTGCTTTTTCAAACCATGATTTAACTGTATCACTGTCATGAGTTCCTGTATATACAGCCCAATTTCTCTCTATTTGATGAGGAATGAAGTCACTTTCATAATCTGGGTTAAAAGCAAATTGAAGCATTTTCATACCAGGGAAGCCTGTATGTTCTCTAAATTCAACTACTTCCTTTGTAGTATATCCTAAATCTTCTGCTACGATTTCTATATCACCTAAAACTTCTTTTACTTTATCAAACAATTTAGCTCCTGGTGCTAGAACCCATTTACCGTTTCTTGCATCTTCATCATATCTTGGAACTGCCCAATATGATTCAAAACCTCTAAAATGATCTATTCTTAAAACATCAACATATTTTAAAGTTTTCTTTATTCTATTAATCCACCATTCAAAGTTTTGTTTTTCATGTTTTTCCCAATCATATACAGGATTTCCCCATTTTTGTCCACCAGCACTAAATCCATCAGGAGGACATCCACCAACTATATCATCTAAGAATAATTCAGGATTTTTCCAAACTTCTAAGCTATCAGGAGAAACATATATAGGCATATCTCCCACAACTTTTATACCTAGTGAATTAACATAATCTTTCCAAGCTAAATATTGTTTAAAAAATTCAAATTGTAAAAATTTATGATAATCTATCTTTTCTTTTAGTTCTTCTCTATATCTATTTAATACTTCCTCATCTCTATTTCTAACTTCTGTAGGGAAATCTAAGTATGAAACATTACCAAAATTTTCTTTTAAAGCCATGAAAAGTGAGTAATCTTCTATCCAATCAGAATTTTCTAATATAAATTTATTATACTCATTATTAGCTTTAAAATTAGCAAAAGCTTTTTT
Encoded here:
- the malQ gene encoding 4-alpha-glucanotransferase translates to MEKNYDYKNINTDRKCGIIMHISSLWSDYGIGSLGKEAYEFADFLSKTGTQLWQILPIGPTGYGDSPYQSFSSFAGNPYFIDFITLEKEGLLKREDFDNLDYGNDQNRVDYGKVYNTRNIVLKKAFANFKANNEYNKFILENSDWIEDYSLFMALKENFGNVSYLDFPTEVRNRDEEVLNRYREELKEKIDYHKFLQFEFFKQYLAWKDYVNSLGIKVVGDMPIYVSPDSLEVWKNPELFLDDIVGGCPPDGFSAGGQKWGNPVYDWEKHEKQNFEWWINRIKKTLKYVDVLRIDHFRGFESYWAVPRYDEDARNGKWVLAPGAKLFDKVKEVLGDIEIVAEDLGYTTKEVVEFREHTGFPGMKMLQFAFNPDYESDFIPHQIERNWAVYTGTHDSDTVKSWFEKANKKEVEFAKKYLNLTDPKDYVKGFIRAAWSSVANIAVAQIQDFLELGDDGRMNIPATSNGNWSWRVNKEMLTDTLANEIYDMNKTYFRLNKKD